One segment of Nitrosopumilus sp. DNA contains the following:
- a CDS encoding plastocyanin/azurin family copper-binding protein, with protein sequence MKKFVKICLPLLMFSIILVSLSANTVNAQSIPEWVKNNALWYGQGIISETEFLDAIKFLIENDILIVEMGESQPEIKHASVLIPNGNSEISKAGFYSPLNLQISTGTTVSWVNEDSVLHNIQSLDDKGKVVDWFNSPPLDTGDVYEFTFEKPGVYHYYCSFHPWRVGTVTVE encoded by the coding sequence ATGAAAAAGTTTGTGAAAATATGTCTTCCATTATTGATGTTTTCAATAATTTTGGTTTCATTATCTGCCAATACTGTTAATGCTCAATCCATCCCCGAATGGGTTAAAAACAATGCATTATGGTATGGTCAAGGAATTATTTCAGAAACAGAGTTTCTTGATGCAATTAAATTTTTGATCGAAAATGACATCCTAATTGTAGAAATGGGTGAGTCACAACCAGAAATCAAACACGCATCAGTGTTGATACCCAATGGAAACTCTGAAATTTCAAAGGCAGGATTTTATTCTCCATTAAATCTTCAAATTTCAACAGGCACTACAGTTTCATGGGTAAATGAGGACTCAGTATTGCACAACATCCAAAGCTTAGACGATAAGGGAAAAGTTGTTGATTGGTTTAACAGTCCTCCATTAGATACTGGCGATGTATACGAATTTACTTTTGAAAAACCAGGAGTTTATCACTACTATTGTTCATTCCATCCATGGAGAGTCGGAACAGTAACCGTAGAATAG
- a CDS encoding CTP-dependent riboflavin kinase → MTELKIQHILTLSYLLSKGAKYNYVTITTSSLGKNIKKSQQAASKHLLELEQNQFIERIISGRNISVKITSKGYSEMVKLLSILQKSLDSSPSHVDLQGTLVSGMGEGAYYMALKGYTKQFKSKIGYIPFPGTLNVRLDKKIHQEAIKQFETLNGVKIQSFSDGKRTYGWVKCFQAKINNSINCELIILERTHHDDSIIELISKVCIRKSGKLKDGSKISIRIQVNS, encoded by the coding sequence ATGACTGAACTAAAAATTCAGCACATCCTAACTCTATCTTATCTTCTATCAAAAGGTGCAAAATACAATTATGTTACCATTACAACCTCATCACTTGGAAAAAATATTAAAAAATCTCAGCAAGCTGCATCAAAGCATCTACTTGAGTTAGAACAAAATCAATTCATTGAAAGAATAATCAGTGGTAGAAATATCTCAGTAAAAATTACATCAAAAGGATATTCTGAAATGGTTAAACTATTATCCATTTTACAAAAGAGCTTAGATTCATCACCATCACATGTAGATCTTCAGGGAACATTAGTTTCAGGAATGGGTGAAGGTGCATACTACATGGCTCTTAAAGGTTATACAAAACAATTCAAATCAAAAATTGGTTACATTCCATTTCCGGGAACTCTAAATGTAAGATTAGATAAAAAAATTCATCAAGAGGCTATAAAACAATTTGAAACTCTCAATGGTGTAAAAATTCAAAGTTTTTCAGATGGTAAAAGGACATATGGTTGGGTTAAATGCTTTCAAGCTAAGATCAACAATTCCATAAATTGTGAATTAATTATTCTTGAGCGAACTCATCATGATGATTCTATCATTGAATTAATTTCTAAAGTATGTATTAGGAAATCTGGAAAACTCAAAGATGGCTCTAAAATATCAATCAGAATTCAAGTAAATTCCTAA
- a CDS encoding FAD synthase, producing the protein MEQSEKVILSSMYVSEIEGISPFEIISKKTSLSLNEINSKIDELVKKQLINKDRTTLTEIGRNSLRVVLAGGVFDIIHPGHIHTLNAAKALGDVLVVVVATDNTAVKMKKRRPLHSQEQRQELVQSLSIVDLCLIGQEDDIFKTVNRVRPQIIALGYDQVHQEKFIIDGCKKIELEATVARLQSPMPESSSSKIEKEYGESIHGI; encoded by the coding sequence ATGGAGCAAAGTGAAAAGGTCATTCTTTCTTCAATGTATGTATCAGAAATTGAAGGAATATCACCATTTGAAATAATCAGTAAAAAAACTAGTCTGTCATTAAATGAAATTAATTCTAAAATTGATGAGTTGGTAAAAAAACAATTAATCAATAAAGACAGAACAACTCTGACAGAAATTGGCCGTAATTCATTACGAGTTGTTTTAGCAGGGGGAGTTTTTGATATTATTCATCCAGGTCATATTCATACTCTAAATGCTGCAAAGGCATTAGGAGATGTTCTGGTGGTGGTAGTTGCAACTGACAATACAGCAGTAAAGATGAAAAAAAGAAGGCCATTGCATAGCCAAGAGCAAAGACAGGAATTAGTTCAATCATTATCCATAGTTGATCTTTGTTTAATTGGACAAGAAGATGATATCTTCAAGACAGTTAATCGTGTCAGACCCCAAATAATTGCACTTGGGTATGATCAAGTTCATCAAGAAAAATTCATCATTGATGGATGTAAAAAGATTGAACTTGAAGCGACTGTAGCAAGATTACAGTCTCCAATGCCTGAGAGTTCTAGCTCAAAAATTGAAAAAGAATACGGGGAATCTATTCACGGAATTTAG
- a CDS encoding ArsR family transcriptional regulator, producing the protein MQELIQSQKIMDEERKQIVLEILADKYCKQILQNTLEKPKSAMEISSEKKIPISTVYRRLQTLYDAKLLSISGSISQDGKKYFLYKSKVKSISINCDLEETTVELIPNSRIN; encoded by the coding sequence ATGCAAGAACTAATTCAATCCCAAAAGATAATGGATGAAGAGAGAAAACAGATAGTTTTAGAAATCCTTGCTGATAAATACTGCAAGCAAATACTTCAAAATACTTTGGAAAAACCAAAGTCTGCCATGGAAATCTCAAGCGAAAAAAAGATCCCAATCAGTACTGTCTATCGAAGATTGCAAACTCTGTATGATGCAAAATTGCTCTCAATCTCTGGTTCGATTAGCCAAGATGGAAAAAAATACTTTCTATACAAAAGTAAAGTAAAGTCCATTTCTATCAATTGTGATTTGGAAGAAACAACTGTAGAATTAATTCCAAATTCTAGAATAAATTAA
- the lysW/argW gene encoding alpha-aminoadipate/glutamate carrier protein LysW, protein MSKCEECDAEISIPSDALEGEIVTCPECGASFELAKGSDGFDLKPAQTVGEDWGQ, encoded by the coding sequence ATGTCAAAATGTGAAGAATGTGATGCAGAGATTTCCATACCAAGTGACGCACTTGAAGGAGAGATTGTAACATGTCCGGAATGTGGCGCAAGTTTTGAATTAGCAAAAGGTTCAGACGGTTTCGATCTAAAGCCTGCCCAAACGGTTGGCGAGGATTGGGGGCAGTGA
- the dnaG gene encoding DNA primase DnaG, with translation MPQSGIVKYHVKLSYEVDGLVERADIIGAIFGQTEGLLGPEMNLNELQRVSKVGRIEVNAKSTANTTTGDALIPMSTDIDTCALIAAGIESIDKVGPFDCKFRLEAIDDVRAAKKDDIVRRAKEIKQKWATKTVSEGESMLNDVHQGDTGKLSTYGPSKLTCSSGLFDSNWVILVEGRADVINLLRAGYDNALAIEGAKIDESIKELCNSKDTVVAFLDGDRSGGFILKELKSVVTLDYELQADSGVEVEELTPQRIDEILSPIAEEIKSGKPTASLKSEDDKPLAEVASKIFPNLNETLEAVALDSDQNEIFKVPISEVVSKLSTQSGIKYLLLDGIITQRLLEGAKNAGIEYVIGHRVAKLSNSDGMTLKTFGDLGVA, from the coding sequence ATGCCTCAATCAGGAATTGTCAAATATCATGTTAAACTTTCCTATGAAGTTGATGGGCTCGTTGAAAGAGCAGATATAATCGGAGCTATCTTTGGACAGACCGAAGGTCTGTTAGGTCCAGAGATGAATCTGAATGAACTGCAACGAGTTTCTAAAGTAGGTCGCATTGAAGTTAATGCAAAATCTACTGCCAACACTACGACTGGTGATGCATTAATTCCAATGAGTACTGATATTGATACTTGTGCATTAATTGCAGCAGGAATTGAAAGCATTGACAAAGTAGGTCCATTTGATTGTAAATTTAGATTAGAAGCAATTGATGATGTAAGAGCAGCAAAGAAAGACGATATTGTTAGACGTGCAAAAGAAATCAAGCAAAAATGGGCAACTAAAACTGTAAGTGAAGGAGAAAGTATGCTAAATGATGTTCATCAAGGTGATACTGGAAAACTATCCACTTATGGTCCATCCAAACTCACATGCAGTTCTGGATTGTTTGATTCTAACTGGGTAATTCTAGTTGAAGGACGTGCAGATGTGATTAATCTTCTAAGAGCTGGTTATGATAATGCATTGGCAATTGAAGGTGCTAAAATTGATGAATCTATCAAAGAACTATGTAATTCTAAAGATACAGTTGTTGCATTCTTAGATGGTGATAGATCTGGTGGCTTTATTCTCAAAGAGCTAAAATCTGTTGTTACTTTGGATTATGAACTCCAAGCAGATTCTGGAGTTGAAGTTGAAGAATTAACTCCACAAAGAATTGATGAAATACTAAGTCCAATAGCTGAAGAGATTAAAAGTGGAAAACCAACTGCTTCTCTAAAAAGTGAAGATGATAAACCACTTGCAGAAGTTGCATCCAAAATATTTCCAAATCTCAATGAAACTTTGGAAGCTGTTGCTCTAGATAGTGATCAAAATGAAATATTCAAGGTTCCTATTAGTGAAGTTGTAAGTAAACTCTCGACTCAATCAGGAATCAAATATCTCCTTCTTGATGGAATTATTACTCAGAGACTCTTAGAAGGCGCCAAAAATGCTGGAATTGAATATGTAATAGGACATAGAGTTGCAAAACTTTCCAACTCTGATGGAATGACACTAAAAACATTCGGTGACCTAGGCGTAGCATAG
- the dph5 gene encoding diphthine synthase → MLWFVGLGVSGFKSIPIEALDVLSKADIVYLEQFTSPIGKSDLKKIKNSTKAEFKEAKRWLVEDGNEILKNSKKKKVVLLSYGDPYIATTHIELRIRAIQEKIKTFSIHASSSLTSMIGECGLHFYKVGRIATIMSEMKSLTTPYYVIYKNIIEGNHTILLLEYNQDKDFFLEPNTALKGLLETEKGQIRNVIDLSTFVIVASRIGFKDQTIISGKISNLRKKDFGKPPHTIIIPGRLHFTESDALKILGECIDEPFDNSEKTSKISTQMMRKYVPMIRDALEEIKPLYKDQKEFHIILENAELYIQDAEKFLEDGQDEVAILSIGYADGLIDALRLAKGLDPKM, encoded by the coding sequence ATGCTTTGGTTTGTAGGTTTAGGTGTATCTGGATTCAAATCAATTCCAATTGAAGCTCTAGATGTTTTATCTAAAGCAGACATTGTCTATTTGGAGCAATTTACAAGTCCAATTGGAAAATCAGATTTAAAAAAAATTAAAAATTCAACAAAAGCAGAATTCAAAGAAGCAAAAAGATGGTTAGTTGAAGACGGCAATGAGATTTTGAAAAATTCAAAGAAGAAAAAAGTTGTTTTATTATCATATGGAGATCCGTATATTGCTACAACCCATATCGAATTAAGAATAAGGGCAATTCAAGAAAAAATCAAAACATTCTCAATTCATGCATCATCCTCATTAACATCTATGATTGGTGAATGTGGTTTACATTTTTACAAAGTTGGAAGAATTGCAACAATAATGAGTGAAATGAAATCACTTACTACCCCATACTATGTAATTTACAAAAATATCATTGAAGGAAATCACACAATTCTGCTATTAGAATATAATCAAGATAAGGATTTTTTCTTAGAACCAAATACTGCATTAAAGGGATTATTAGAAACAGAAAAAGGACAAATAAGAAATGTTATTGATTTATCAACATTTGTTATCGTTGCATCAAGAATCGGGTTCAAAGATCAGACTATAATTTCAGGTAAAATTTCTAATCTAAGAAAAAAAGACTTTGGAAAACCACCACACACTATAATTATTCCAGGAAGGCTCCATTTTACTGAATCAGATGCATTGAAGATATTAGGAGAGTGTATTGATGAACCATTTGACAATTCTGAAAAAACTAGTAAAATTTCTACCCAAATGATGAGAAAATATGTTCCAATGATAAGAGATGCATTAGAAGAAATCAAACCACTCTACAAAGATCAGAAGGAATTTCACATAATATTAGAAAATGCAGAATTATACATTCAAGATGCTGAGAAATTTTTAGAAGATGGGCAAGACGAGGTAGCTATTTTGAGTATCGGGTATGCTGATGGATTAATTGATGCATTGAGATTGGCAAAAGGCCTTGATCCAAAAATGTAG
- the erpA gene encoding iron-sulfur cluster insertion protein ErpA, producing MATEQTQKMITVSAKAAEKIKEFMKEEAEAPEYLRVYVQGGGCSGLSYGMGFEKAPEEDDIVMEENGVKLLVDSYSVDHLQGANVDYIESLMGSGFKINNPNVTKSCSCGHSFSTE from the coding sequence ATGGCAACTGAACAAACACAAAAGATGATCACAGTTTCAGCAAAAGCAGCTGAGAAAATCAAAGAATTCATGAAAGAAGAGGCAGAAGCCCCTGAATACCTTAGAGTATATGTTCAAGGTGGCGGTTGTTCTGGTCTATCTTATGGAATGGGCTTCGAAAAAGCACCAGAAGAAGATGACATCGTCATGGAAGAAAATGGTGTAAAACTCCTAGTTGACAGCTACAGTGTTGATCATCTACAGGGTGCTAACGTAGACTATATTGAAAGCCTAATGGGCTCTGGATTTAAAATCAATAATCCAAATGTTACAAAATCCTGTTCATGTGGTCACTCATTTAGCACTGAATAA
- a CDS encoding enoyl-CoA hydratase-related protein encodes MSLVTTSTSDGICTVKINRPDKLNAMNTDVAKELIKTFEDLNQNDDVKVIILTGEGEKAFSAGADIEYMSKISPDESVEYAKTGQLLTATVELVKQPTIAAVNGFALGGGCELAMSCDIRIAADTARLGQPEVTIGVPPGWGGTQRLMRIVGIAKAKELVYTGKMIKADEAKEIGLVNHVVPLASLQEEALKMAQQIAGNSTMGVQMSKVAINKGRNADLDTGLALEILAWRNCFTHPDREERMTAFVNKSKK; translated from the coding sequence ATGTCACTCGTTACCACATCTACTTCTGATGGCATTTGTACAGTCAAAATAAACAGACCTGACAAACTCAATGCTATGAATACTGATGTTGCAAAAGAACTAATCAAAACTTTTGAAGATCTAAACCAAAATGATGATGTCAAAGTTATCATTTTGACTGGTGAAGGTGAAAAGGCATTTTCTGCTGGTGCAGATATTGAATACATGTCAAAAATATCTCCAGATGAATCAGTAGAATATGCAAAAACTGGTCAACTTCTAACTGCCACTGTTGAATTGGTAAAACAACCAACAATTGCAGCAGTTAATGGTTTTGCTTTAGGTGGAGGATGTGAACTTGCAATGTCTTGTGATATTAGAATAGCAGCAGATACTGCTAGACTTGGTCAACCAGAAGTAACAATTGGTGTCCCTCCAGGCTGGGGTGGCACACAAAGATTGATGAGAATTGTGGGAATAGCAAAGGCAAAAGAACTTGTTTACACCGGCAAAATGATCAAAGCCGATGAGGCAAAAGAGATTGGACTAGTCAATCATGTAGTTCCTCTTGCATCATTACAGGAAGAAGCTTTGAAAATGGCACAACAAATTGCTGGAAACTCTACAATGGGCGTTCAAATGTCTAAAGTAGCAATCAACAAGGGAAGAAATGCAGATCTTGATACTGGTCTTGCACTAGAAATCCTTGCTTGGAGAAATTGCTTTACTCATCCAGACAGAGAAGAAAGAATGACTGCGTTTGTAAACAAGTCAAAGAAATAG
- a CDS encoding CBS domain-containing protein, giving the protein MNPPDPIQQKTSVREIMNRFVVSVDSFVTANDAAKIMEDTGVGAMIVLENKLPIGIVTDRDFAIKIVAHSNSNDIPVKQIMSTPLISIDSDSDLWTASDLMSTRKVRKLPVIDDDNVVGIITTSDLVQHIADH; this is encoded by the coding sequence ATGAATCCACCTGATCCAATCCAACAAAAAACTAGTGTTAGAGAAATTATGAATAGATTTGTTGTTTCTGTTGACTCATTTGTTACTGCCAATGATGCTGCAAAAATAATGGAAGATACTGGGGTTGGTGCAATGATTGTTTTAGAAAATAAACTTCCTATTGGAATTGTAACGGACAGAGATTTTGCAATTAAAATAGTTGCACATTCTAATTCTAATGATATTCCTGTAAAACAAATAATGTCGACACCTCTAATTTCTATTGATTCTGATTCTGATTTATGGACTGCCTCTGATCTAATGTCTACAAGAAAAGTTAGAAAATTACCCGTTATTGATGATGATAATGTGGTTGGAATAATTACCACAAGTGATTTGGTACAACATATTGCGGATCACTGA
- a CDS encoding M20/M25/M40 family metallo-hydrolase: MDTHFTVTPRYAVKMLEKALRLYTPSLSEKPMAEFLADKCDDLGFEEIQIDEVGNIIAKKGSGSPKIMLCGHMDVVPGKVKVRKEGDSLYGRGASDAKAPLMAMLFAAASIQNNNGTVFFVGAVDEEGNATGIKNLVKKKIGIDYAIFGEPSGIKQVTIAYKGRLAINLKISVDDSSHASAPWLSKNAIQESIIFAKELKDKLEDGQDEKSKGMLLTATMTEIKGGTSHNVTPKDCETTFDIRIPVDMDCKTVEQKIATLVKEIAQKREVEAFYSILDETEPFEAPHNSSLVRAFTLGIMEVENSRPSLIRKTGTGDMNVLGNQWHIPVVTYGPGDPHEAHTIDEKVSIDEYLRGIEILKKTLQHLKRLHDRKMQ; the protein is encoded by the coding sequence TTGGACACACATTTTACCGTCACACCAAGATATGCAGTAAAAATGCTTGAGAAAGCACTGAGATTGTATACACCGTCACTTAGTGAAAAGCCAATGGCAGAATTTTTAGCTGATAAATGCGATGATCTTGGATTTGAAGAAATTCAAATTGATGAAGTTGGAAATATTATTGCAAAGAAGGGGTCGGGTTCGCCAAAAATTATGTTATGTGGACATATGGATGTAGTTCCAGGAAAAGTAAAGGTAAGAAAAGAAGGAGATTCATTGTATGGTCGGGGTGCATCAGATGCTAAAGCACCACTAATGGCAATGTTATTTGCAGCAGCTTCTATTCAAAATAATAACGGAACCGTATTTTTTGTAGGAGCAGTTGATGAAGAAGGCAATGCAACTGGAATTAAAAATTTAGTTAAAAAAAAGATAGGAATTGATTATGCAATTTTTGGAGAACCAAGTGGAATTAAACAAGTAACAATTGCATACAAAGGAAGACTGGCAATTAATCTAAAGATCAGTGTGGATGATAGTTCACATGCAAGTGCACCATGGCTCTCAAAAAACGCCATACAAGAATCAATAATTTTTGCAAAAGAACTCAAAGACAAATTAGAGGATGGACAAGATGAAAAATCAAAAGGAATGTTGTTAACAGCAACAATGACTGAAATCAAGGGTGGAACAAGTCATAATGTAACCCCAAAAGATTGTGAAACTACTTTTGATATACGAATCCCAGTTGATATGGATTGTAAAACTGTTGAACAAAAAATTGCAACGCTGGTTAAAGAGATAGCACAAAAAAGAGAAGTAGAGGCATTTTATTCAATTCTTGATGAAACTGAACCATTTGAGGCGCCTCATAATTCATCTCTAGTGAGGGCTTTCACGCTAGGAATAATGGAAGTTGAGAATTCAAGACCTTCATTAATAAGAAAAACAGGTACTGGAGACATGAATGTTCTAGGAAATCAATGGCACATTCCAGTTGTCACATACGGTCCAGGTGATCCTCACGAAGCACATACAATTGATGAAAAAGTATCAATTGATGAGTATCTACGTGGAATTGAAATTCTCAAAAAAACTCTACAGCACTTAAAAAGACTACACGATAGAAAGATGCAGTAA
- the lysX gene encoding lysine biosynthesis protein LysX: MSPDVTILYDTIRWEEKALLESGKKNNINIQMVDCKKLALDLEKKPEDYGIVIQRCVSYYRNLHSTAALEGLGVKVINCLNTGVFAGNKLFTHMLLKKFGVPTPDATVAFSKDAALEALDVHGYPKVIKPTVGSWGRLISKLNDRDSAEGIIESRENMYPIYQIHYLEEFVQRPPRDIRAIMVGDKIVAAIYRTSGNGNWKTNMALGGIAEPCKVTSEMEEMCIKAKNAVQGDIVGVDLMESDEKGLVVHEVNNTTEYKNTVRVCEVDIPSLMLDYAIKVDK, translated from the coding sequence GTGAGTCCTGACGTTACGATTCTTTATGATACCATCCGTTGGGAAGAAAAAGCTCTATTAGAATCAGGTAAAAAAAACAACATAAACATCCAGATGGTAGATTGTAAGAAACTTGCATTAGATTTAGAAAAAAAACCAGAAGATTATGGAATAGTTATTCAAAGATGTGTTAGTTACTATAGAAATCTTCATTCAACTGCAGCTCTAGAGGGACTAGGAGTTAAAGTAATCAATTGTCTTAACACAGGAGTATTTGCAGGAAATAAATTATTTACACATATGCTTCTAAAAAAATTTGGTGTGCCAACGCCTGATGCAACTGTTGCCTTTTCAAAAGATGCAGCGTTAGAAGCATTAGATGTGCATGGTTATCCTAAAGTCATCAAACCAACAGTTGGCAGTTGGGGAAGATTAATTTCAAAATTAAATGATCGAGATTCAGCTGAGGGAATTATTGAAAGCAGAGAAAACATGTATCCAATTTATCAAATTCATTATCTAGAAGAATTTGTTCAAAGACCTCCAAGAGATATCCGAGCAATAATGGTAGGCGATAAGATTGTGGCTGCAATTTACAGGACATCAGGGAATGGGAATTGGAAAACAAATATGGCACTTGGTGGAATTGCAGAGCCATGCAAAGTTACATCAGAGATGGAAGAGATGTGTATTAAGGCTAAAAATGCAGTTCAGGGGGATATTGTAGGGGTGGATTTGATGGAAAGTGATGAAAAAGGATTAGTTGTTCATGAGGTTAACAATACTACAGAATACAAAAACACCGTTAGAGTATGTGAAGTTGATATTCCTTCTTTAATGTTAGATTATGCAATAAAGGTAGACAAGTAA